The Parashewanella spongiae genome has a window encoding:
- the tnpB gene encoding IS66 family insertion sequence element accessory protein TnpB (TnpB, as the term is used for proteins encoded by IS66 family insertion elements, is considered an accessory protein, since TnpC, encoded by a neighboring gene, is a DDE family transposase.), giving the protein MIYLTSNSRIFIATQPADFRCGIDGLAAVCQQRLSSNPRSGSIFVFINRNKTMIRALTYEHNGFWLMTKRLSKGKFHGWPRHHGVMQPMAAAQLRQLLSGEPYLSSSRLK; this is encoded by the coding sequence ATGATCTATTTAACTTCCAACAGTCGTATCTTCATTGCGACTCAGCCTGCTGATTTTCGCTGTGGTATCGATGGACTGGCGGCCGTGTGCCAACAGCGCTTGTCGAGTAATCCGCGTTCAGGCTCGATATTCGTCTTCATTAATCGCAACAAAACCATGATACGAGCCCTCACTTATGAGCATAATGGCTTTTGGCTGATGACCAAACGGTTATCAAAAGGAAAATTTCATGGATGGCCACGTCATCATGGCGTTATGCAACCGATGGCTGCGGCACAATTACGGCAATTACTGAGTGGTGAACCTTATTTATCTTCAAGTCGCTTGAAATAA
- a CDS encoding helix-turn-helix domain-containing protein gives MNKLLSPQEVSDLLGVTIGTLAVWRSTGRYSLKYIKVGRLIMYGIDDVEHFLLQRKHEHTSLPCNQQ, from the coding sequence ATGAATAAGTTACTCTCTCCTCAAGAAGTTTCTGATTTGTTGGGTGTAACGATAGGTACGCTTGCTGTTTGGCGTTCAACAGGTCGTTATTCATTGAAATACATCAAGGTCGGACGCTTGATCATGTATGGTATTGATGATGTTGAGCATTTTCTTTTACAAAGAAAACATGAACATACTTCATTGCCTTGCAATCAACAGTAA
- a CDS encoding damage-inducible protein J: protein MDTRIQFRVDEETKRLAQLMAESQGRTLSDACRELTEQLAEQQRKAMSHDDWLTEQVNEAFDKMDSGQAVFVSHDKAKSSMAMRKAKIRNKS from the coding sequence ATGGATACAAGAATTCAATTTCGTGTTGATGAAGAAACAAAACGCTTAGCTCAGTTGATGGCTGAAAGCCAGGGTCGTACTTTAAGTGACGCTTGCCGTGAGCTTACTGAACAACTCGCTGAACAACAAAGAAAAGCGATGTCTCATGATGACTGGCTAACTGAGCAGGTAAATGAAGCCTTTGATAAAATGGATTCAGGCCAAGCTGTATTTGTTTCTCATGATAAAGCGAAGAGTAGTATGGCTATGCGTAAAGCCAAGATACGGAATAAATCATGA
- a CDS encoding type II toxin-antitoxin system RelE/ParE family toxin produces MIYWEEESLNDREAIFEFLYEVNPFAAEKTDEIIEKKVENLIEQPLMGVQRDSIQGRLLIIPEVSMIVSYDIQNDDIRILRVLHQKQKFPRTE; encoded by the coding sequence ATGATTTATTGGGAAGAAGAGTCGCTCAATGATCGTGAAGCTATTTTTGAGTTTCTGTATGAAGTAAACCCGTTTGCCGCAGAGAAGACCGATGAGATCATCGAGAAGAAAGTTGAGAACCTTATAGAGCAACCACTTATGGGCGTTCAACGTGACAGTATACAAGGTCGATTACTTATTATTCCTGAAGTGTCGATGATTGTCTCTTATGATATTCAAAATGATGATATTCGGATTCTGAGGGTATTGCACCAAAAGCAAAAGTTTCCTAGAACTGAATAA
- a CDS encoding tyrosine-type recombinase/integrase, with the protein MTSEVGFNKRNLESLVPQKNRYRVSDNGSRDSVKGLLLEVMSSGRKYFRFRRFHLGKYVTVSIGQFPNLSVEQARNRAKEVSFNFADGQNPNELKRQEKQKLQQEEEQSITIGELYQAYVEEFKIKIRSGERRQKSLNDADSMWRNHIKAKLEKLRSESFTHADAEKFLKLLVIRTSPAVRNKCLTLLKSIYRDQPENPFSKIKKYAGTKRERVLSESEVKSLLNALEEEKPIYRDVVMMLLLTGQRKGCVFSMEWAEIDYQNQLWLIPTSKMKAKKPHAVPLTKESLSVLERRSLEAKAGEKYVFPAITASNKHIVEKSGKGSFWFRITEKAGLRSEVKSENVTIHDLRRTIASWSVMRGGNLQVTSKLLGHSDISITASTYAHLDVERVRAELDVTTAKLLGSEPQATRLEFLIKEVNKLSHEELLALHQHIDEMI; encoded by the coding sequence ATGACTTCTGAAGTAGGTTTTAATAAAAGAAATCTTGAGTCTTTAGTGCCACAAAAAAATCGCTATCGAGTATCGGACAATGGTTCTAGAGATTCTGTAAAAGGACTGCTACTTGAAGTCATGTCGTCAGGTCGAAAATATTTCCGTTTCAGGCGATTTCACCTTGGCAAATATGTCACAGTCTCTATCGGTCAATTTCCAAACCTTAGCGTTGAGCAGGCTAGAAACAGAGCCAAAGAAGTGTCGTTTAATTTCGCTGACGGCCAAAATCCTAATGAGCTGAAGAGGCAAGAAAAACAAAAGCTCCAACAGGAAGAAGAGCAATCAATTACGATTGGTGAGCTTTATCAAGCTTACGTTGAAGAATTCAAAATTAAAATTCGCTCAGGCGAGAGACGACAAAAGTCACTTAATGACGCCGATTCTATGTGGCGGAATCACATCAAAGCCAAGCTTGAGAAGCTGAGATCAGAATCCTTCACTCATGCAGATGCTGAAAAGTTTTTAAAGCTACTCGTCATTCGTACTTCGCCAGCGGTTCGGAATAAATGCCTAACACTATTAAAGTCTATCTACCGAGATCAACCAGAAAATCCATTTTCTAAAATTAAAAAATATGCAGGTACTAAGCGAGAACGAGTGCTTTCAGAAAGTGAAGTGAAATCCTTACTCAATGCTCTAGAAGAAGAAAAGCCAATTTATCGTGATGTGGTAATGATGTTGCTACTCACTGGGCAACGCAAAGGCTGTGTGTTTAGTATGGAATGGGCTGAAATCGACTATCAGAATCAACTCTGGTTAATACCTACTTCAAAAATGAAAGCGAAGAAGCCTCATGCTGTTCCGCTGACAAAGGAGTCATTGTCAGTTTTGGAAAGAAGAAGTCTGGAAGCTAAGGCTGGTGAAAAATATGTATTCCCTGCCATTACAGCAAGTAACAAGCACATCGTGGAAAAATCTGGCAAAGGCAGTTTCTGGTTTAGGATCACTGAAAAAGCAGGGCTTCGCAGTGAAGTAAAAAGTGAAAACGTCACGATACATGATTTAAGGCGAACTATTGCCAGTTGGAGTGTTATGCGTGGCGGTAACTTGCAAGTAACCAGTAAACTTTTAGGTCACAGTGATATTAGCATTACTGCAAGTACCTATGCGCATTTAGATGTAGAAAGAGTACGAGCTGAGCTTGATGTAACAACTGCTAAATTACTAGGCTCAGAACCACAAGCAACAAGGCTTGAGTTCTTGATAAAAGAAGTAAACAAACTATCCCATGAAGAACTTTTAGCTTTGCACCAGCATATAGACGAAATGATTTAG
- a CDS encoding J domain-containing protein: protein MSQLSIRELTVSSTNTSNSKKHKKNSRLAKLVELQQRIVRLEERNQKKSHKINAFYDEAKEIIGPVEEALCEQLEGYIEKLLSFLPRKTIKGQKREELVSWIKDEIHALEHNPFRKKSAKPLRDKMSDYLYQELEEAKANGCYDEPDSDEVEDFREMLESMFQMSVEHDDETLLDVMRNPEKVDEFMEALLKQKLSQEDNEDNEENDLDEETFFSESQKQSENMFKGELEVNGALKTSQLNKLYKKLAVVLHPDKEESQDKKDEKHQLMQQLSKAKKEKDIYTLLQLAQQWLPDMELELSKESLNDMIESLNEKVSQLEDEYHRLDEPSSIETMVWYRFGEKTKKASTANLHQHVDDLSERIEQINVECTRFKTVKEMNKVLGERLRPRWSPNDVDTDMLERILGL from the coding sequence ATGTCTCAGCTTAGTATCCGTGAACTCACTGTTTCCTCCACCAATACCTCCAATTCAAAAAAGCATAAGAAAAATAGTCGTCTGGCGAAGCTGGTCGAGCTTCAGCAGCGGATAGTGCGCCTAGAGGAGCGCAATCAAAAAAAGAGTCATAAGATTAACGCCTTTTATGATGAAGCTAAGGAAATTATCGGCCCGGTAGAAGAAGCGTTATGCGAACAGTTAGAAGGGTATATTGAAAAGCTGTTGAGCTTTTTGCCGAGAAAAACCATTAAAGGTCAGAAGCGTGAAGAGCTCGTCTCATGGATTAAAGATGAAATTCATGCGCTTGAGCACAACCCGTTTCGTAAGAAGAGTGCCAAACCGTTAAGAGATAAGATGTCAGATTATCTGTATCAGGAGCTGGAGGAGGCAAAAGCCAATGGTTGTTATGACGAGCCAGATTCAGACGAAGTAGAGGATTTTCGTGAGATGCTGGAATCCATGTTTCAGATGTCAGTGGAGCACGATGATGAGACGCTGCTGGACGTGATGCGTAATCCCGAAAAAGTTGATGAGTTTATGGAAGCCCTTCTCAAGCAGAAACTGTCACAAGAAGACAATGAAGACAATGAAGAGAATGACTTGGATGAGGAAACATTTTTTTCAGAGTCTCAAAAACAATCCGAAAACATGTTCAAAGGAGAGTTGGAGGTTAACGGCGCCTTAAAAACATCGCAGTTGAATAAACTTTACAAAAAACTGGCCGTGGTACTGCACCCGGATAAAGAAGAATCACAAGATAAAAAAGATGAAAAGCATCAGCTGATGCAGCAATTATCGAAAGCCAAAAAAGAAAAGGACATCTACACATTGCTACAGCTGGCGCAGCAATGGCTGCCGGATATGGAGCTTGAGCTTTCAAAGGAATCATTGAACGACATGATTGAGTCTTTAAATGAAAAAGTCAGTCAGCTTGAAGATGAATATCACCGACTTGATGAGCCTAGCTCAATAGAAACTATGGTGTGGTATCGCTTCGGGGAAAAAACAAAAAAAGCCAGTACCGCAAACTTACATCAGCACGTAGATGACTTGTCTGAGCGGATTGAACAGATAAATGTTGAATGCACCCGTTTTAAGACCGTAAAAGAGATGAATAAAGTGCTCGGCGAACGTTTAAGGCCAAGATGGTCACCAAATGATGTCGATACCGATATGCTGGAAAGAATACTCGGATTATAA
- a CDS encoding ATP-dependent DNA helicase, which produces MTVVTQRLPQKFGLDPVNDVQVLAPMNRGGLGARSLNIALQEALSPEAHPKVTRYGWTYAPGDKVIQTVNNYDKEVFNGDIGRVRSVDIEESELIIEFEGREVPYQFNELDEVSLAYAISIHKSQGSEYSCVVIPMAMPLHYMLLERNLLYTGVTRGKNLVILLGQHKAVTMAARTVTSQKRLTNLKARLQQL; this is translated from the coding sequence ATGACGGTAGTGACTCAGCGGTTGCCACAAAAATTCGGATTAGATCCGGTGAATGATGTTCAGGTACTGGCACCGATGAACCGTGGCGGCTTGGGAGCTCGCAGCCTTAATATTGCCCTACAGGAAGCGCTGAGCCCAGAGGCTCACCCTAAAGTGACCCGCTACGGCTGGACTTACGCTCCCGGTGACAAGGTCATTCAAACCGTGAATAACTATGACAAAGAGGTGTTTAACGGTGATATCGGTCGTGTCAGAAGTGTCGATATTGAGGAAAGTGAATTAATTATTGAATTTGAAGGTCGTGAAGTACCTTACCAATTTAATGAGTTAGATGAAGTTTCTCTGGCTTATGCTATTTCTATTCATAAAAGTCAGGGCTCTGAGTATTCTTGCGTAGTTATCCCGATGGCGATGCCATTGCACTATATGCTGCTGGAAAGGAACCTGTTATACACCGGAGTGACCCGTGGTAAGAACTTGGTGATATTACTGGGGCAGCATAAAGCGGTGACCATGGCGGCCAGAACCGTTACCTCACAAAAACGTCTGACGAACCTCAAAGCCAGACTGCAACAGCTCTGA
- a CDS encoding plasmid mobilization protein, which yields MLRMIINRVSPCSDIETQFKEVLTNRITIRLTSNNLAEITKQAKLEGYLNQSNWVPAAVLSNIHRDPVLTDNETQALRESNRQLAAIGRNLNQIAKILNIEFRESDKITKEMIQLLEDKLIQHKQKVNTLLTKNCQRWSINDEPFSD from the coding sequence ATGCTGCGCATGATCATCAACCGAGTGTCACCTTGCTCTGATATAGAGACTCAATTTAAAGAAGTACTCACCAATCGAATTACCATTCGATTAACCAGTAACAACCTTGCCGAAATCACTAAGCAAGCCAAGCTTGAGGGTTACCTCAATCAAAGCAATTGGGTTCCTGCTGCGGTGCTATCAAATATCCATCGTGATCCCGTTCTTACCGATAACGAAACTCAAGCCTTAAGAGAATCCAACCGACAACTTGCTGCCATTGGTCGCAACCTGAATCAAATAGCCAAGATTCTGAATATTGAATTTAGAGAAAGCGATAAAATCACTAAAGAGATGATTCAACTACTTGAAGATAAGCTCATTCAACACAAACAAAAAGTAAACACACTTTTAACCAAGAACTGCCAGCGCTGGAGTATCAATGATGAGCCATTCAGCGACTGA
- a CDS encoding relaxase/mobilization nuclease domain-containing protein, producing the protein MMSHSATDYTSDLLTGDVRHKSNRIKSSSCYTRKPPEVMVKISGYCYSSDHTKSHFDYITRNGKLELEDKLGETYNDRNIIHQLANDWQDPQTNSKRRTRHSTHLVLSMPDGTDPKAVKQAVRQFAKKIFAHNYQYVMALHTDTDSPHVHLTIKNLGFDGKQLHVRKGLPQIWREQFVCELERQGVAAEATPSLNKLRMTKQIENQDHYDNDLSVHH; encoded by the coding sequence ATGATGAGCCATTCAGCGACTGATTACACTTCCGACTTACTAACGGGTGATGTTCGCCATAAATCAAACCGCATCAAAAGCTCATCTTGTTACACAAGAAAACCGCCTGAAGTTATGGTCAAAATCAGTGGTTATTGTTACAGCAGTGACCACACCAAAAGCCATTTTGACTACATTACTCGCAACGGTAAATTAGAACTCGAAGACAAACTTGGTGAAACCTACAATGACAGAAATATCATCCATCAACTCGCTAATGACTGGCAAGATCCACAAACAAACTCAAAGCGAAGAACCAGACACAGCACTCACCTCGTCCTCTCCATGCCTGACGGCACCGACCCCAAGGCAGTAAAGCAAGCTGTAAGACAATTTGCTAAAAAGATCTTTGCACATAATTACCAGTACGTCATGGCTCTTCACACTGACACCGACAGCCCACACGTTCATTTAACGATTAAGAATTTAGGCTTTGATGGAAAGCAGCTACATGTCCGTAAAGGATTGCCACAAATTTGGCGAGAGCAATTTGTGTGTGAGCTGGAAAGACAAGGCGTAGCAGCTGAGGCTACGCCAAGTTTGAATAAGCTCAGAATGACTAAACAAATCGAAAATCAGGATCACTACGATAATGATTTAAGTGTTCATCATTAG
- a CDS encoding 50S ribosome-binding protein YggL, with amino-acid sequence MVLKLNAKRNRRLRKKLFVDEYSVYGQKFKVKLVDNEEQEDNFLDDFCDLLGSMNMYCAGGNGGFLVCSHGRYDLPSVQQMERIQVLLEQHSAVIELGEFKPLNLHYPD; translated from the coding sequence ATGGTATTAAAATTAAATGCAAAACGGAACCGCCGTTTAAGGAAAAAGCTTTTTGTCGATGAATACAGTGTCTACGGGCAAAAATTTAAGGTGAAACTCGTCGATAACGAGGAGCAAGAAGATAATTTTCTCGATGACTTTTGCGATCTTCTCGGTAGTATGAATATGTATTGTGCTGGCGGCAATGGTGGTTTTTTGGTTTGTAGTCATGGCCGTTACGATTTACCAAGTGTGCAACAAATGGAGCGCATTCAAGTGTTGCTTGAGCAGCATTCGGCAGTAATTGAACTTGGCGAGTTTAAGCCGCTAAACCTACACTACCCTGATTAA
- a CDS encoding VIT domain-containing protein, which translates to MPQALLTSTDHASIPLQAVTVNANLNGILAEVSIEQHYLNDCDTNIETVYSFPLPLDAVLLSLEVVINGETLKGHVSAKAAAEQEYEEAIEDGNTAVLLSKVSPGFYSVNLGNLLPYEMAVIRIKYAQLLQWQGEQLRFYFPTTFTPRYGQPLRAGFEPHEQPRHSLVAEYPFSFELLIEGILASARIASSTHSLATAHQQGCTSVNLAENSNLMDRDLVLSISKPDGYIGEALTGNDIDGQVHLASLCPPLINNTSQSGRNLKIVVDCSGSMMGDSIEQAKFAVHQVLLSLTPKDYFNIVLFGSRTKLMFDTMVNASSAQIQLAIKSVTDIYANMGGTEMREALQRSYSLTSMLDARTELLLITDGAVWQAEEITSAAKNSNHRHFIIGVGSSVNEAFLTELARSSKGAAEFVTVNDDMAKRIVRHVNRIDQPCVHSVCIDWPITTTSFPASLPELYLGDTCNSFSWSDGLLTRSPEYFYQFESVVHEFSLPITETKAEESVSTLARIAAYEKLKSLPPEDAAKVSERYQLVTEYTSCVLVKVRTEDKATKLPELQEIPHQMPVGAFGMGRVLNESTSELYSQSLSFEPCSSPEFDDIEEDRRCMAPSSSPSMNELDHLEIPAFLRKISLEETRPQTVEEWLERILKQNDESQFNLDALELNGEYDHVISKLKSIINDGVIDAQTLFFVWLKLRHEFMKDKLSLKARMLIRGHLKKRSIKRVVINQIREAFLERFGTTV; encoded by the coding sequence ATGCCTCAAGCGTTATTAACATCGACAGATCATGCATCAATTCCATTGCAAGCCGTGACTGTTAATGCCAATTTGAATGGTATTTTGGCTGAAGTCAGTATCGAACAGCACTATTTAAATGATTGTGATACAAATATTGAAACCGTTTACAGTTTTCCACTTCCACTTGATGCCGTGTTACTCAGTTTAGAAGTAGTGATTAATGGCGAAACACTAAAAGGTCATGTTTCAGCGAAAGCGGCCGCAGAACAAGAGTATGAAGAAGCAATAGAAGATGGCAATACTGCTGTATTATTGAGTAAAGTTTCCCCAGGATTTTATAGCGTTAACCTCGGAAATTTATTGCCTTACGAGATGGCAGTAATTCGCATTAAATATGCACAGTTATTGCAATGGCAAGGCGAGCAATTACGCTTTTATTTTCCAACAACCTTTACACCTCGATATGGGCAGCCTTTGCGAGCAGGATTCGAGCCGCATGAACAACCCCGTCATAGTCTAGTGGCCGAATATCCGTTTAGTTTTGAATTATTAATAGAGGGAATATTGGCCTCGGCCAGAATTGCGTCATCAACACACTCGTTAGCGACAGCACATCAACAGGGTTGTACATCAGTCAATTTGGCTGAAAACAGTAACTTAATGGATCGTGATTTAGTGTTGTCCATTAGTAAGCCTGACGGCTATATCGGTGAAGCGCTCACTGGCAATGACATTGATGGCCAAGTACATTTGGCATCTTTATGCCCACCATTAATTAACAATACGAGTCAATCAGGGCGTAATCTGAAGATTGTTGTTGATTGTTCAGGCTCAATGATGGGCGATTCGATTGAACAAGCTAAATTTGCTGTGCACCAAGTGCTCTTATCTTTAACCCCGAAAGATTATTTTAACATCGTGCTATTTGGTAGCCGCACCAAATTAATGTTTGACACAATGGTTAATGCTTCATCTGCACAAATTCAGCTGGCGATAAAATCAGTTACTGATATTTACGCGAACATGGGCGGAACTGAAATGCGTGAAGCCCTGCAGCGTAGTTATAGCCTCACTTCTATGCTTGATGCTAGAACCGAGCTTTTGCTCATAACAGACGGGGCGGTTTGGCAAGCAGAAGAAATTACTTCAGCAGCAAAAAACTCAAATCACCGTCACTTTATTATTGGTGTTGGCAGTAGCGTTAACGAAGCATTTTTGACTGAGTTAGCAAGAAGTTCAAAAGGGGCGGCTGAGTTTGTAACTGTCAACGATGATATGGCTAAACGGATTGTTCGCCACGTTAACCGTATCGATCAACCTTGTGTTCATAGCGTATGTATTGATTGGCCAATAACTACAACTTCATTCCCAGCATCGTTACCCGAGCTTTATTTAGGAGATACCTGTAACAGTTTCAGTTGGTCTGATGGTTTACTTACTCGTTCACCTGAATACTTTTATCAATTCGAGTCAGTCGTCCATGAGTTTAGTTTACCGATAACGGAGACCAAAGCTGAAGAATCGGTCAGCACTCTGGCTCGCATAGCCGCTTATGAAAAATTAAAGAGTCTGCCGCCTGAAGACGCTGCAAAGGTTTCTGAGCGTTATCAACTCGTCACTGAATACACCAGCTGCGTATTAGTAAAAGTACGAACTGAAGATAAAGCTACAAAACTTCCTGAATTACAAGAAATTCCACATCAAATGCCAGTCGGTGCATTCGGCATGGGAAGGGTATTAAATGAAAGTACATCAGAACTCTACTCACAAAGCCTTAGCTTTGAACCATGCTCTAGCCCTGAATTTGATGATATAGAAGAGGACAGAAGATGTATGGCTCCAAGCAGTTCGCCTTCTATGAACGAATTGGATCATTTGGAAATCCCAGCTTTTTTACGAAAAATATCTTTAGAAGAAACACGCCCTCAAACAGTTGAAGAGTGGCTTGAACGTATTTTAAAGCAAAATGATGAATCTCAATTCAACTTGGATGCTTTGGAACTAAATGGTGAATACGATCATGTAATCAGTAAGTTAAAAAGCATTATCAATGATGGCGTCATTGATGCTCAAACCTTATTCTTTGTTTGGTTGAAACTACGCCACGAATTCATGAAAGATAAACTGAGCTTAAAGGCAAGAATGCTCATCCGTGGACATTTAAAAAAGCGTTCGATTAAACGAGTGGTGATTAATCAAATTCGTGAAGCTTTTCTAGAGCGGTTTGGTACTACTGTTTAG
- a CDS encoding MerR family transcriptional regulator: MKTSNQYSLAELCKLVDLTPRTVRFYIQKQILSAPEGTGRAAFYHQQHLEQLLEIRKWQDAGLSLERIKELLNSNGDSKPIPPIKPKQPGDIEVCSHVHIADGLTLQIEPTKAGLNSDQMRQLISTVLSAYNNIKE; encoded by the coding sequence ATGAAAACATCAAATCAATACTCTTTAGCTGAATTGTGCAAGTTAGTGGATTTAACGCCACGAACAGTACGGTTCTACATTCAAAAACAAATACTTTCAGCACCTGAAGGTACAGGGCGTGCTGCGTTTTATCATCAACAGCATCTTGAACAATTACTTGAGATCCGTAAATGGCAAGATGCTGGTTTGTCATTAGAGCGGATCAAAGAGTTACTTAACAGTAATGGTGACTCTAAACCTATTCCTCCTATCAAACCCAAACAACCCGGTGATATTGAAGTCTGTAGCCATGTTCATATTGCTGATGGGCTGACATTACAAATTGAACCTACTAAAGCTGGGCTGAATTCAGATCAAATGCGACAACTTATCTCGACAGTTCTTTCCGCTTATAACAACATCAAGGAATGA
- a CDS encoding ISKra4 family transposase, with translation MKLAYSNSLEFSFFSEAKLQFERIISHLEDEQVKQESHGEVEAYIDTEGTELLRCLLQGFLDIKTAEEPRQQVCSNRDIALNHLKNNCKRNLESLFGTVTMHRKGYSQRRCDSVFPMDGELNLSKDKYSDGVRLRLATEAVKGSYDDAVSSIDTTTGAHVPKRQARQIVQDIAQDFDGFYLQQRYLKPENTSDLLVLTMDGKGIVMQPNSLREGTQKAAKQQKLKGRLSAGEKKDRKRMAEVAAVYTTKPLHRTPESIMSRNDNSNVRPLRVPPRNKRVWASVERSAATVIEEAFLEALERDPTQSRQWVVLVDGHPHQLKQIYRVMKKLNINATVVMDFIHVLEYLWKAAWCLFEKDDPEVEDWIEKRATEILRGNASQVAKGLGISATKRKLKQREGINKCIGYLLRNKSRLEYGKALEQGFPIASGVIEGACRHLINDRLDITGARWSLEGAEAILKLRSLRSSGDIEKYWEYHKKQSKQRLYRCG, from the coding sequence ATGAAACTAGCATACTCAAACTCACTCGAATTTTCATTCTTTTCTGAAGCCAAATTGCAATTTGAACGTATTATTTCGCACCTCGAAGACGAGCAAGTTAAGCAAGAGAGCCATGGAGAAGTTGAAGCTTATATCGATACCGAAGGAACTGAGTTGTTGCGGTGTTTATTACAGGGTTTCTTAGATATCAAAACCGCTGAAGAGCCCCGTCAGCAAGTTTGTTCCAACCGTGACATTGCATTGAATCATTTGAAAAATAACTGCAAACGAAACTTAGAAAGTTTATTTGGTACCGTAACGATGCATCGAAAAGGTTACAGTCAACGTCGGTGTGATAGCGTGTTTCCAATGGATGGTGAGCTGAATCTTTCGAAAGATAAATACTCTGATGGTGTACGCCTAAGACTCGCTACAGAAGCAGTCAAAGGCTCATATGATGATGCAGTAAGCTCAATAGATACCACCACAGGTGCGCACGTGCCCAAGCGACAAGCAAGGCAAATTGTGCAGGATATTGCACAAGATTTTGATGGTTTTTATCTCCAGCAGAGATACCTTAAGCCAGAAAATACATCTGATTTACTGGTATTGACTATGGATGGAAAAGGCATCGTTATGCAACCTAATAGCTTGAGAGAGGGCACGCAAAAAGCAGCGAAACAACAGAAGCTCAAAGGACGCCTAAGTGCTGGAGAAAAAAAAGACCGCAAACGAATGGCAGAAGTTGCAGCGGTATACACCACCAAGCCTTTGCATCGTACCCCAGAATCAATCATGTCTAGAAACGATAATTCAAATGTTCGTCCATTACGTGTGCCACCAAGAAATAAACGTGTGTGGGCAAGCGTAGAAAGAAGCGCTGCGACTGTGATTGAAGAAGCATTTTTAGAAGCTCTGGAACGAGACCCAACTCAAAGCCGTCAGTGGGTTGTACTCGTTGATGGTCATCCTCATCAGCTAAAACAAATTTATCGGGTGATGAAGAAACTCAACATCAATGCAACGGTGGTCATGGATTTCATCCATGTGCTTGAATATCTCTGGAAAGCGGCGTGGTGCTTATTTGAAAAAGATGATCCAGAAGTCGAAGATTGGATAGAAAAGCGAGCGACTGAAATCTTACGAGGTAATGCGTCACAAGTAGCAAAAGGCCTTGGGATCAGTGCAACAAAACGGAAATTAAAACAACGAGAAGGCATTAATAAGTGCATCGGTTATCTATTGAGAAATAAATCAAGATTAGAATACGGTAAAGCGTTAGAGCAAGGTTTCCCAATTGCTAGCGGTGTCATTGAGGGAGCTTGTCGTCATCTGATTAATGATAGGTTGGATATCACTGGAGCGAGATGGAGTCTTGAAGGTGCAGAAGCTATATTAAAACTTAGGTCGTTAAGATCGAGTGGTGATATTGAAAAGTATTGGGAGTATCACAAAAAGCAATCCAAACAGAGGTTATACAGATGTGGATAA